One Platichthys flesus chromosome 14, fPlaFle2.1, whole genome shotgun sequence genomic region harbors:
- the LOC133968593 gene encoding double-stranded RNA-specific editase B2-like — protein MEHSDLHVKGKSKRKRRRRRRSEGKERGEILSTLTGPVRHWETGASSAEDADNSSTSSLEVKENQEDKIQVDCDLLRKFHPSAFCPTFPRRRARATKRKQPLLDGKDRLLCQSHSTCKRASWAVTQKNALVQLNELRPGLLYEVASETGPLHAPVFSVGVEVNDLRFEGRGPTKKQAKMRAAELALRSFVQFPNASQAHTVMENFTGSPTDFTADKLDILDGFLQESEPSLFGDLLRGNTGKQEVFSSIYNHKRLVHLTLDLVSSANPKRRALCTALLERLSPVALLSELQPGLRYMCLLERAQGRLMRSYVMVVRVAGGVFEGCGHSKRRAKAQAAAAALQSLYNISLGPEKKVMGLQSSRTKNQLPQFFAASIFHLVREKHAELMVGGSSSSSPARHKALSGIVMTRGFDLRSAHVVSLATGAKCLDNASDRDSMLGDCHAEVLSRRALVRFLYSQLELLLCDPADGEEQSIFVPNEGGGLRLQDGVFFHMYVSSSPCGDARLNCPYETSAAYPGRRCRSHLRAKVNGGEGTLPVTARGANQKRDALSRGGRLVTMSCTDKMAKWSVVGLQGALLSHLVEPVYLHSLTVGTLSHTGHLGRALSRRLEAVKHLPFPYRRRQPLLSCLSEVRPGGKAPSVILTWSRGDGGPEEISTSSGRRRDSGTPSQLSRSSLFDRWRGVQRQISGAGATTGTYTSSKLSAGRYQGALQQFTGSLQGAGLGTWLRKPPQPGRLPVSK, from the exons AACGAGGCGAAATTCTGTCAACCCTCACCGGTCCAGTGCGACACTGGGAGACTGGAGCTTCATCAGCTGAGGATGCAGACAACTCAA GCACGAGCAGTTTGGAGGTGAAGGAGAATCAGGAGGATAAaatccaggtggactgtgaccTACTGAGAAAGTTCCATCCCTCAGCTTTCTGCCCGACGTTCCCCAGACGCAGAGCGAGGGCCACGAAGAGGAAGCAGCCGCTGCTGGATGGAAAAGACCGGCTGCTCTGCCAGAGCCACTCGACCTGTAAACGAGCCTCGTGGGCCGTCACTCAGAAGAACGCTCTGGTGCAGCTGAACGAGCTGCGACCCGGGCTGCTCTACGAGGTCGCCTCAGAGACCGGTCCTCTGCACGCTCCGGTGTTCTCAGTCGGCGTGGAGGTCAACGACCTCCGCTTCGAAGGTCGAGGGCCGACCAAGAAGCAGGCGAAGATGAGGGCCGCGGAGCTCGCTCTCCGCTCCTTCGTCCAGTTCCCCAACGCCTCCCAGGCTCACACCGTGATGGAGAACTTCACCGGGTCACCCACGGACTTTACAGCAGATAAACTGGACATCCTCGATGGATTCCTCCAGGAGTCGGAGCCATCACTGTTTGGAGATCTCCTGAGAGGCAACACAGGAAAACAGGAGGTTTTCTCCAGCATCTACAACCACAAGCGACTCGTTCATCTCACACTGGACTTGGTCTCCTCAGCAAACCCCAAGAGACGAGCCCTCTGCACCGCTCTGCTAGAGCGCCTCAGCCCGGTGGCGCTGCTCAGCGAGCTGCAACCAGGGCTCAggtacatgtgtctgctggaGAGAGCTCAGGGCAGACTGATGAGGAGCTACGTCATGGTTGTTCGGGTGGCGGGGGGGGTGTTTGAAGGGTGTGGTCACAGTAAGAGACGGGCGAAGGCGCAGGCGGCAGCAGCTGCTCTACAGTCTCTGTACAACATCAGCCTGGGACCAGAGAAGAAGGTCATGggcctccagagcagcagaaccaaAAACCAGCTCCCTCAG TTCTTCGCGGCGTCCATCTTCCACCTGGTGAGAGAGAAACACGCCGAGTTGATGGTGGgcggttcctcctcctcctctcccgctCGCCACAAGGCGCTGTCGGGAATCGTGATGACCAGAG gcTTCGACCTCAGATCTGCCCACGTCGTGTCTCTGGCCACGGGGGCGAAGTGTCTGGACAACGCGAGCGACCGCGACTCGATGCTCGGCGACTGTCACGCTGAAGTTCTCAGCAGGAGAGCGCTGGTTCGATTCCTGTACTctcagctggagctgctgctctg TGATCCGGCAGACGGCGAGGAACAATCCATCTTTGTGCCAAACGAAGGCGGCGGCTTGCGGCTGCAGGACGGCGTCTTCTTCCACATGTACGTCAGCTCGTCCCCGTGTGGAGACGCTCGACTCAACTGCCCCTACGAGACCAGTGCTGCCT aTCCCGGCCGGAGGTGTCGCTCTCACCTCAGGGCGAAGGTCAACGGGGGGGAGGGCACGCTGCCTGTCACGGCACGAGGAGCCAATCAGAAACGGGACGCTCTGTCGAGGGGGGGACGTCTGGTCACCATGTCCTGCACCGACAAAATGGCAAA GTGGAGCGTGGtcggcctccagggggcgctccTGTCCCACCTGGTGGAGCCGGTCTACCTGCACAGCCTGACGGTGGGGACGCTGAGCCACACGGGTCACCTGGGCCGAGCCCTGAGCCGGCGCCTCGAGGCCGTCAAGCACCTCCCCTTCCCCTACCGCCGCCGGCAGCCGCTGCTCAGCT GTCTGAGCGAGGTGCGGCCGGGGGGGAAGGCCCCGAGCGTCATCCTGACCTGGAGCCGAGGTGACGGAGGCCCGGAGGAGATCAGCACCTCCTCGGGGAGGAGGCGGGACTCCGGGACGCCATCGCAGCTCAGCAGGAGCTCGCTGTTCGACCGCTGGCGGGGGGTGCAGCGTCAG ATATCGGGCGCAGGAGCCACAACCGGGACGTACACCAGCTCCAAGCTGAGCGCCGGACGctaccagggggcgctgcagcagTTCACCGGCTCTCTGCAGGGTGCCGGCCTCGGGACGTGGCTCCGGAAACCTCCACAGCCGGGCCGGTTGCCCGTCAGCAAGTGA